A segment of the Coffea arabica cultivar ET-39 chromosome 8c, Coffea Arabica ET-39 HiFi, whole genome shotgun sequence genome:
CTGCAAGAAGCATCCCTTGCAGATTTATTATTCTTATCATTCTTGCTCCTATTTATGCGCCCACCCTTCCAACCACCCACTCTAAATGCATATTGGCATGAATAGCTTTGCTTTTTGTCAACTCTCAGTGGAAACTAGCAATGCTGTAACCATTAACCAAGTCTGGGCTTTGATTGATGTATTTTCTTAACAACATTTTTACCTGCAGGACGAGATATTGAGACAAGCTGTACAACGTTTCAAAGggaaaaactggaaaaagaTAGGTACATTGTTTCCTGTAAATTATATGCGCCTAGATGCCTAGTGcctaaaaagcaaaagaagtaTGTATAAGGTGTTGCATCTTTTCCTATCCGCTATCCCATTAGATTTAGTGGGTATGCATTGGGAAATATTTGATAGAGCAGGATAATCTAGGATAttgtaaagaaaaagagaaatgaTTATTGATCTCTTATTGACAAGTTAAAATTCtaaattaattttctattaCCTATTCCTTCATCAACACTTTTTAACCTTTTACATAATAGAATATAATCTGCACAAGGAATGTAGAAAAACCTTTTAGATAGTATTTTATCAGGGAAAGTGGGAAACATGTTAAGAATGAAGCTTTGCTTTATGCAGCGGAATGTTTCAAGGATCGGACAGATGTGCAGTGTTTGCACAGGTGGCAGAAGGTTCTCAATCCTGAACTTGTTAAAGGTCCATGGTCTAAAGAAGTAAGATGCTGTTATTTTTGCTTCCTTGGAAAGTTGGGTTTGTTAACTGTCTAAAATCCATGTTATTCATCAACATTCTGTCAGTTTTAAAAGTTTATGATTGTCAAGTAACCGTTTCTCTAAATGCAGGAAGATGAAATAATTATTGAGTTAGTGAACAAGTATGGGCCAAAAAAATGGTCCACCATTGCACAACATTTACCTGGACGAATAGGAAAGCAGTGTCGGGAAAGGTTAGCTAGCTGCAAATATATATTAGGTTACTTCTTACTTTAccagaatttctgctttgtGGAATGCTTTATGTCTTTCTAGAGTTAAACTAAGTTAAAAGCGAGGAAGCTGCTTTTGCCTTTTCATCTTGATTACCATGTCTCATCATGTTTCCTTCAATTTTGTATGTCTTCAAAATGGGAAAAATTTGATGTTGCTGGCTACGCATTTATGGAAGAAGCTGTATCCAGACAAATTTATGGCAGTCTTTTGGGTTCTTATGATAAAACTATTTCATTATCCTCTCCAGCCtgtgtcatttttttcattgAATTGTCCTTTTGGAGGCTATGcaaaattttctcatttctgGTTCAGTATAACTTATTTTTAAAGGCAAAATATTGACACAAGGATTCAGTTTTGTGATAACCTGAATGTTGCTTTCTCATTACATTGAAGTACTTTTTATGTGATTAATGTGGATCATCTTTCTTAGAACTGTGGATTGGCTACTTTACCACCTTTCCTGTTTGAACTACTAGTTTTGCTTTTAGTAATTTGATCAGTCTATTTAAGTCTCTAAGAAGATAATTTCAAATAATGTGGTGGCTGTCAAGTCATCTTTTCAGTTTGGGGACCATATTTACTGATAGTAATTTGATTAGTCTATATGAGTCTCTAAGAAGGTGCTTCTAATTTCTTCTATTTACATAGTTTATTctcttcttttcattttatttgataattagATGGCACAATCATCTTAATCCTGGGATCAATAAAGAAGCTTGGACACAAGATGAGGAACTGGCTCTTATTCGTGCTCATCAAATCTATGGAAACAAGTGGGCAGAGCTGACAAAGTTCTTGCCTGGAAGGTACTTTCTTTTACTTAGagggagggggagagggagggggagggggaaatATGCATTTCAGTAGCCTTTCTGGATGTTATTGCGGAATTCGATGCTTTACCTTGTATCTAATCCATCTTGGGTTTTATGATCTTGAATTTGTTTTGTTTGCATGAGTTTACATTGAGTTTGACCTTACTGATTTTGGGACTATGTCTCTATGATTATCAGGACAGACAATGCAATTAAGAATCACTGGAATAGCTCAGTGAAAAAGAAGTTGGACTCCTATTTGGCATCAGGATTGCTTGCACAGTTCCAAGGCCTGCCAAATGCCattcatccaaatcaatccGCAGCTGCTGCTTCTTCAAAGACACAGCAGAGCAGTGAAGATGATAGTGTTCCCCGAGATGGTGGAGAAATGGAGGATGTTTCACAGTGTAGTCAGGGTTCTACTGCTGTTGGATGTTCAAGCTCTACAAGTGAGATGGCCAACACAAATGTCTATGCTAGAGAAGACTGCTTTGAACATAATTTGCAAGACTGGGATCCTTCCATAGGGAAAGATTGGCAACTTACCCAGAATGAATTGCCGGACATGTCTTCATTGGATTTAGGGCAGGAAGCTTCTGGACAATTTATGCTATCTTCATCCGGGCAGTTTATCCATGAATTAGTTAACTTTCCGCTCCAAAGTTCTATGGGTTTAAGTAATTCCACTTCCATGGTAAACATGGTCTTGGGTTCCGATAAACCAGATCAATTCTTAACCACTGAAGTTGGATGTTCTAGGATTGTGTACCCTGAAGTCAGAAATGATGGTTCTTTTGCCCCTGAAAGTAGTCCAGTTAATGAAGCAACAGATTCTCTGCTATACCAAACATCAAGCTATCATGTAACTTTCCCTTCTCAATCCTGCAACCCTTTGCAATCTGATGTGCTGGGAACTTCATTTGGGGAACCATTTTCAGTACCTTCACAACTGCCTTCTGACGATGGATCACTTATATTCAATATTGATCCAAATCTCTTCAATGATTCTTCAGTCGGAAACTCAGAAAAGGAGTGTGTTACAGGTAGATATGATGGCTTTATCTATTGCAATGACTCTGGTGGTTCTACTAATAATCATACTGAATTTGGGATGCTAGTTCAACCAGTGGAGGGAAAGGATTCTGCAAAACTTGTTCCTGTTAATGATTTTGGCTTAACACCACCAAAGGACATTCAGACTTCTCCACCTGTGGAAGAACACCCTATCATATCTGATGAACAGAAGGATTCAGGCGCTTTGTTTTATGAACCCCCACGTTTTCCAAGCCTGGATGTCCCATTCTTTAGTTGTGATCTCATTCAGTCTGGTAATGATATGCAGCAGGAGTACAGCCCTCTTGGTATCCGCCAGCTCATGATGTCTTCTGTGAATTGTCTTACTCCATTTAGGTTGTGGGATTCACCATCAGGGGATGATAGTCCAGATGCTGTTCTCAGAAGTGCAGCGAAAACATTCACGTGCACACCATCCATATTGAAGAAGCGGCATCGTGATTTGGTGTCACCCTTGTCAGAAAAGAGGTGTGAGAAGAAGCTGGAAAGCGATGTAAATCAGGAGTCATTCTCTACCTTGACCAGAGACTTTTCTCGACTAGATGTTATGTTTGATGAAACCCAGAATGAAAACCAGTCGATGCTTTCTCCAACAAACCAAGGAAGCAATTGTGAAATGTTGTTAACTGAGGATAAAGAAAACTTAGTTCCTGCTACCACAGAGGGAGACAAAGAGGATGTAAAGGTTGATTCTCCATCTTCGGCAAATATAGTTTTGGAGAAACATACCAATGCTAATTTTCCCCTAGACAAGGTGAGGCAACAGACTGGTGCAATAGATAGTAAAAGTCTTAACAAAATCACATGCACTTATTGAAACTGTGAGAATTGAGTTCTTTCTAAGTTTTGTAACATTTCTTTCAGGTGAGTTGGTTCCATTAGTGTAGGCTGAAAATGACACCCACCTAATTTTGACCCTTATCTAATATAGCATTTAGCAGATTGTAAAAATTTGGATCTTTAGTTTGTTAGACAAATGATTACAGTCAAGGGGTGGTCAGTCACCATTTGTACTCTTAACCTTCAAATTAAACTCTTGTTAAAATTGGTTTCAGATGAACCCCTTCTTTTCAGGCTAGCTGGTTTTAGGAAATAGCGCATATATTCTAGTTGATGTGCCATATTCAGGAATTGACTTAATTATTCTTTATACataacttttaattttttcttaattttatttcctttgtcctctttttaccccttttttcttttcatgttATTCAGATGAACCAGCCGTCTGGTGTCCTTGTTGAACATGACATGAACGATACTTTATTCTTCTCTCCTGACCGATGTGGAACAACAAGTGATAAAGCATTTGGTCTGAGTGCTAAAGCATGTGGTAACAAGTACTCTGGAAGACTAGATGCTGGATTGCACAAAGGAGCAGCTTCATCAGAGACTCGATGTTTGTCTATTGTTTGTTCACCTCGGATATCTGGAAAGAAGGATGGTCTTAATGTGGTCACCACTGCATCAATGCAATTAGCTTCCTCATCAACCCCGATGGGGAAGAAGGTTGAAACTTCAGGGAACATTTGTGGTGTTGAAAACATTAGCATGTACAGTGACTGCAGCTTTTTACTTCTGAATCACTTTAGTTTCTTTTATTAGCCTTCTGTACAATTAGCTGCACCTGATTagtaattttgttttctttttttttttccttgtagaTTTGGAGAAACACCTTTTAGAAGAAGTATAGAATCTCCTTCTGCCTGGAAGTCCCCGTGGTTCTTTAATACTTTTCTGCCAGGCCCAAGAGTTGATACAGACATCACAATTGAGGTACTAAACATTCTGAGAGATAGTTGTTTTGCACCTTTGAGTGGGTGCTTTTAGctgtttctttcccttttttttttgagtttggtCTTGATGGCTGAAGTATTACAGGATATTGAGTATCTTATGAGCCCTGGCGACAGAAGCTACGATGCTCTTGGGTTGATGAAGCAGTTGAGTGAGCATACTGCTTCAGCATTTGCAAATGCACAGGAAGTTTTGGGGGATGAAACTCCTGAAACCATACTGAAAAAAAGCAGCAAAATCCTGAATGCTGATAAACAGCAGAACGACCTTTTGAAATGTCAACAGGAGCATCATTCAACCGTGGGATCAAATGTCATGGTATGGTTAAATTCCAATATTGCtgatgaaattatcccttaaaaaaAAGGTGTGGTTTAAGAAAGTTGAAAGCATCTACCAACTTTTGAGTTTTTTGTCCACTCCACCACAAAATAAAACTATCCTAAGCTGGAGCCTCTGCTCTGTATAATCCATCTTCAGATTACTGCTTCAGCTGTCTTGGTATTCTCTATTACATTTTGGTCAGATACAAGAAGCACACTTGTCTTTACTGCATGCAGCCTCTAGATTCAACAGGAGCATGGATAGTACACTGTTATTTGTCCATTTCAAAAGCTTATATTGTATACACTGGCATTTGCAGACGGAGTGCCGAACACTCGATTTTAGTGAATGTGGGACACCTGGAAAAGGAGTGGAGACTGGGAAATTGTCAACAGGCGTTAGCTTCTCAAGTCCCTCTTCGTATCTGTTGAAAGGTTGCAGGTAATGGTAGCACTTGCAGGTTCCTGCAGAAGTGTATAGTGGCATTTGCTGACAGAGTGGAGAGCTCTTGATTTTAGTGCTGTGAGACACCTGGAAAAGGAGCAGAAACTGGGAAATTGTCGATAGCCATTATATTCTCAAGTCCTCTTTGTATCTGTTGAAAGGTTGCAggtagcagcagcagcagctggCAGGTTGTTACAGCAGTGCTTGCTGGTGTATAAAGTTGAAAGATGTACACAGTCGTGATTCTACCATTCTATATAGTTCCTAGAACCATATCTTGTTAAGATTAATGTATTTTGTGAAATCAATTGTTAAAGAATGTTCTTTGGCGTCCAATAAACAATGCTTGCACTTGAGTTATATGGACAAACTTCATCTTGAATAGGGACAACAAACAGATATTGCTTTGTCTTTTCCAGTTCTATTTTGGGGCTTGTCTGCCTGTGGTAATGTCAGGTTTCAGCTACAAATTGTCTGTCCTTATATTGCCTTGTCCATTGTGTCCCTTGCCATATTTGCAGCGGTTGAAACAAATCCTAACGTGGCTGCTTGCCTCTGTCCAAGTGTTGGTTCGGTTTCTAACTCCAGTTAGAAAAGCCTAACATTGCCACGCATCAGTAAATAtcacccattttttttcccccttttttttgctAGACACAATCTTTATATTCCCTCTGTCCCATTAAAAAtgtcatatttttcattttggtttgttcCAAAATGTTTGTCACTTGCCACAAATGATTGTGTACTTTATCAATAATTTCCAAAGCTTACCCCTGTCTCACCTGACTAAAAAGTATCCAAAAAGTCTTCTACCAAAACTTGCAACTTTGTTGTTCCGTTGATTGAGATGCACGCACTACTAACCATTTTTAAATGattgtctttttgtgttttcacGCTCTAATTCTAGCTAGAATAAGTCATGTGAACCAATAAATATATGGACTCCGCTGTCATGTTTTTTCCATCTATTATCCATCTTTTTGTGTTCAAATGAAGGGCAAAATAGAAAGTGCTGATGAATTCTTAAAAAATTAG
Coding sequences within it:
- the LOC113707303 gene encoding transcription factor MYB3R-1-like isoform X1, giving the protein MESDRTSTTRSDGGSDSLPRVRPAHGRTSGPTRRSTRGQWTPEEDEILRQAVQRFKGKNWKKIAECFKDRTDVQCLHRWQKVLNPELVKGPWSKEEDEIIIELVNKYGPKKWSTIAQHLPGRIGKQCRERWHNHLNPGINKEAWTQDEELALIRAHQIYGNKWAELTKFLPGRTDNAIKNHWNSSVKKKLDSYLASGLLAQFQGLPNAIHPNQSAAAASSKTQQSSEDDSVPRDGGEMEDVSQCSQGSTAVGCSSSTSEMANTNVYAREDCFEHNLQDWDPSIGKDWQLTQNELPDMSSLDLGQEASGQFMLSSSGQFIHELVNFPLQSSMGLSNSTSMVNMVLGSDKPDQFLTTEVGCSRIVYPEVRNDGSFAPESSPVNEATDSLLYQTSSYHVTFPSQSCNPLQSDVLGTSFGEPFSVPSQLPSDDGSLIFNIDPNLFNDSSVGNSEKECVTGRYDGFIYCNDSGGSTNNHTEFGMLVQPVEGKDSAKLVPVNDFGLTPPKDIQTSPPVEEHPIISDEQKDSGALFYEPPRFPSLDVPFFSCDLIQSGNDMQQEYSPLGIRQLMMSSVNCLTPFRLWDSPSGDDSPDAVLRSAAKTFTCTPSILKKRHRDLVSPLSEKRCEKKLESDVNQESFSTLTRDFSRLDVMFDETQNENQSMLSPTNQGSNCEMLLTEDKENLVPATTEGDKEDVKVDSPSSANIVLEKHTNANFPLDKMNQPSGVLVEHDMNDTLFFSPDRCGTTSDKAFGLSAKACGNKYSGRLDAGLHKGAASSETRCLSIVCSPRISGKKDGLNVVTTASMQLASSSTPMGKKVETSGNICGVENISIFGETPFRRSIESPSAWKSPWFFNTFLPGPRVDTDITIEDIEYLMSPGDRSYDALGLMKQLSEHTASAFANAQEVLGDETPETILKKSSKILNADKQQNDLLKCQQEHHSTVGSNVMTECRTLDFSECGTPGKGVETGKLSTGVSFSSPSSYLLKGCR
- the LOC113707303 gene encoding transcription factor MYB3R-1-like isoform X2 → MESDRTSTTRSDGGSDSLPRVRPAHGRTSGPTRRSTRGQWTPEEDEILRQAVQRFKGKNWKKIAECFKDRTDVQCLHRWQKVLNPELVKGPWSKEEDEIIIELVNKYGPKKWSTIAQHLPGRIGKQCRERWHNHLNPGINKEAWTQDEELALIRAHQIYGNKWAELTKFLPGRTDNAIKNHWNSSVKKKLDSYLASGLLAQFQGLPNAIHPNQSAAAASSKTQQSSEDDSVPRDGGEMEDVSQCSQGSTAVGCSSSTSEMANTNVYAREDCFEHNLQDWDPSIGKDWQLTQNELPDMSSLDLGQEASGQFMLSSSGQFIHELVNFPLQSSMGLSNSTSMVNMVLGSDKPDQFLTTEVGCSRIVYPEVRNDGSFAPESSPVNEATDSLLYQTSSYHVTFPSQSCNPLQSDVLGTSFGEPFSVPSQLPSDDGSLIFNIDPNLFNDSSVGNSEKECVTVQPVEGKDSAKLVPVNDFGLTPPKDIQTSPPVEEHPIISDEQKDSGALFYEPPRFPSLDVPFFSCDLIQSGNDMQQEYSPLGIRQLMMSSVNCLTPFRLWDSPSGDDSPDAVLRSAAKTFTCTPSILKKRHRDLVSPLSEKRCEKKLESDVNQESFSTLTRDFSRLDVMFDETQNENQSMLSPTNQGSNCEMLLTEDKENLVPATTEGDKEDVKVDSPSSANIVLEKHTNANFPLDKMNQPSGVLVEHDMNDTLFFSPDRCGTTSDKAFGLSAKACGNKYSGRLDAGLHKGAASSETRCLSIVCSPRISGKKDGLNVVTTASMQLASSSTPMGKKVETSGNICGVENISIFGETPFRRSIESPSAWKSPWFFNTFLPGPRVDTDITIEDIEYLMSPGDRSYDALGLMKQLSEHTASAFANAQEVLGDETPETILKKSSKILNADKQQNDLLKCQQEHHSTVGSNVMTECRTLDFSECGTPGKGVETGKLSTGVSFSSPSSYLLKGCR